Proteins co-encoded in one Metabacillus sp. KUDC1714 genomic window:
- a CDS encoding GNAT family N-acetyltransferase, with amino-acid sequence MKIRLVNKEEYSVIEDFVYEIFKNTDYSDGVAEKALVREIREKHYYIPQLDLVVEEEGAIIGHFILSKLPISNKYENEILMLSPVSVAINHQRQGVGKYMLQEGIKLAAKMGYKGIIVEGDYRYYQRFGFRISTEFGIYASKKNLPPSEENLMAMELCENGMANISGEVDYSIYDTLRH; translated from the coding sequence ATGAAAATAAGATTAGTTAATAAAGAAGAATATAGTGTTATTGAAGACTTTGTATATGAGATATTCAAAAATACCGATTATTCGGACGGAGTAGCTGAAAAAGCTTTAGTAAGAGAGATCCGAGAAAAACACTATTACATTCCCCAGCTTGATTTAGTTGTTGAGGAAGAAGGTGCGATTATAGGACACTTTATCCTTTCAAAACTTCCAATTAGTAATAAGTATGAAAATGAGATATTGATGCTATCACCAGTTTCAGTAGCAATAAATCATCAACGTCAGGGTGTTGGTAAGTATATGTTGCAGGAAGGAATTAAATTAGCTGCTAAAATGGGATATAAGGGAATAATTGTTGAAGGAGATTATCGTTACTATCAACGCTTTGGATTTAGAATATCAACTGAATTTGGAATATATGCCTCCAAGAAAAATCTTCCACCTTCTGAGGAGAATTTGATGGCTATGGAGTTGTGTGAAAATGGTATGGCAAATATTTCAGGAGAAGTAGATTATTCGATTTATGATACCTTGAGACATTAA
- the nagZ gene encoding beta-N-acetylhexosaminidase: protein MNNMKKWYRLLFIFTFIMILVLIGCKQASKHYMEENNSEESPPDAVTDPIKEIMDSMSIEEKIGQMLMFGLEDTQVNDETRKLIEDYHVGGVILFKKNILGAQQLLDLNNKIKEINSGTHDTPILISVDEEGGLVSRMPPEIMNLPDSKDIGDANNAALAYRVGEAIGERVSSFGFNMTMAPVLDINSNPDNPVIGKRAFGDNKEIVSKMGIEEMKGIQSKNIIPVVKHFPGHGDTDVDSHLGLPIVNHGTERLRQLELVPFQHAFNQQADMTMVAHILLPEIDRDYPSSLSKNVITDILREELNFDGVVITDDMTMGAILENYDIGEASVRAVQSGNDIVLVSHGYENKMKAVSSLTNAVKDGTISKKRIDESVERILHLKKKYNLSDSLLDNIDINKINQSSEEIIGALR, encoded by the coding sequence ATGAATAATATGAAAAAATGGTACCGGTTACTTTTTATTTTCACTTTTATTATGATACTAGTTCTAATCGGATGTAAGCAAGCTTCCAAACATTACATGGAAGAAAATAATTCTGAAGAATCTCCGCCTGATGCAGTAACGGATCCGATAAAAGAAATAATGGATTCTATGTCGATAGAGGAAAAAATTGGCCAAATGCTTATGTTTGGATTAGAAGATACTCAGGTCAATGATGAAACTAGAAAATTAATAGAAGATTATCATGTTGGAGGCGTCATATTATTTAAGAAAAATATTTTAGGTGCTCAACAATTATTGGATCTGAATAATAAAATAAAAGAAATAAATTCCGGCACACACGATACTCCGATCCTTATTTCTGTAGATGAAGAAGGAGGCTTAGTATCAAGAATGCCACCTGAAATCATGAACCTACCGGACAGTAAAGATATAGGAGATGCAAATAATGCAGCACTTGCCTACCGGGTCGGGGAAGCCATTGGTGAAAGGGTAAGTTCCTTTGGCTTTAATATGACGATGGCACCTGTTCTGGATATTAACAGCAATCCAGACAACCCAGTAATTGGAAAAAGGGCTTTTGGAGATAATAAGGAAATTGTTTCAAAGATGGGAATCGAAGAAATGAAGGGCATCCAATCCAAAAATATCATTCCGGTCGTAAAGCATTTTCCGGGTCATGGGGATACAGATGTGGATTCCCATTTAGGTTTACCGATTGTGAATCATGGTACAGAAAGGCTCCGACAATTGGAATTGGTGCCGTTTCAACATGCTTTTAATCAACAAGCAGATATGACGATGGTCGCACATATATTGTTGCCTGAAATTGACCGCGACTATCCTTCCTCTTTATCCAAAAATGTGATCACGGACATCTTAAGAGAAGAATTGAACTTTGATGGGGTAGTGATCACAGACGACATGACAATGGGGGCTATTCTGGAAAATTATGATATTGGAGAAGCTTCTGTAAGAGCCGTTCAATCAGGAAACGACATTGTCTTGGTATCCCACGGCTATGAAAATAAAATGAAAGCTGTCAGCAGTTTGACTAACGCAGTAAAAGACGGGACTATAAGCAAAAAGAGAATAGATGAAAGCGTTGAAAGAATTTTACACTTAAAAAAGAAATATAACTTATCAGATAGTCTGTTGGATAATATCGATATAAATAAGATTAATCAATCATCGGAAGAAATCATTGGGGCTCTTCGATAA
- a CDS encoding CHRD domain-containing protein, translating to MLKFFSARLKGDNEVPPVETDAFGIAKFVANKTRTKLKFSLEVRNIKNFIQAHIHFGKRGVNGPVVVFLFGANLETLEEQNGITTQRGIVTGTITDDDIVPNEVGIDSVEDLINFMEQELTYVNAHTEQNPAGEIRGQIVPL from the coding sequence ATGCTAAAATTCTTTAGCGCTAGATTGAAAGGAGATAACGAAGTCCCTCCGGTTGAAACTGATGCTTTTGGTATTGCAAAATTTGTGGCAAATAAAACAAGAACTAAATTAAAGTTTTCCCTTGAAGTTAGAAATATTAAAAATTTTATTCAGGCGCACATCCACTTTGGTAAACGTGGAGTAAATGGCCCCGTCGTAGTTTTCCTATTTGGGGCCAACCTCGAAACCCTTGAGGAACAAAATGGTATCACGACTCAGAGAGGAATAGTTACTGGCACTATCACTGATGATGACATTGTACCAAATGAGGTCGGAATAGATTCTGTAGAAGATTTAATAAATTTTATGGAACAGGAGCTAACGTATGTAAATGCTCATACTGAACAAAATCCCGCAGGGGAGATTAGAGGTCAAATTGTACCACTTTAA
- a CDS encoding helix-turn-helix domain-containing protein yields MAIIINIDVMLAKRKMSVTELSEKVGITMANLSILKNGKAKAIRLSTLEAICKALECQPGDILEYRSDEDTY; encoded by the coding sequence ATGGCAATTATAATCAATATTGATGTGATGCTGGCTAAAAGGAAAATGAGCGTAACAGAACTCTCGGAAAAGGTTGGAATAACAATGGCTAACCTTTCTATATTGAAAAATGGCAAAGCAAAGGCGATTCGATTATCAACTTTAGAGGCGATTTGTAAGGCTTTAGAATGTCAACCAGGAGATATTTTAGAATACAGAAGTGATGAAGACACCTACTAA
- a CDS encoding DUF2975 domain-containing protein, whose protein sequence is MKHGSTLFLKIAVFLIGTPVLALCIYGLPWLANNPANPDYAYILYPILIGMYVSAIPFYIALYQAFKLLSYIDKNQAFSELSVKALKNIKFCAMTISGLYVVIIPFVYLVAELDDAPGLIIIGMVPIFASMVIAVFAAVLQRLLQEAIDIKSENDLIV, encoded by the coding sequence ATGAAACATGGTTCAACACTCTTTTTAAAGATAGCTGTTTTTCTTATTGGAACTCCAGTGCTTGCTTTATGTATATATGGGCTGCCGTGGTTAGCTAATAATCCAGCAAATCCAGATTATGCCTATATACTATATCCCATTTTAATAGGTATGTATGTATCAGCGATCCCGTTTTACATTGCATTGTATCAGGCGTTTAAACTTTTAAGCTATATTGACAAGAACCAAGCTTTCTCTGAGTTGTCTGTTAAAGCTCTAAAGAATATCAAATTCTGTGCAATGACAATTAGTGGTTTGTATGTGGTAATTATCCCATTTGTTTATCTCGTAGCAGAGTTAGACGATGCCCCAGGTCTTATAATAATCGGAATGGTCCCTATCTTTGCTTCAATGGTAATCGCAGTATTCGCTGCAGTTCTTCAAAGACTTTTACAAGAAGCGATTGATATAAAATCGGAAAATGACTTAATAGTCTGA
- a CDS encoding DUF2277 domain-containing protein, whose protein sequence is MCRNIRTLFNFDPPATDEEIHAASLQYVRKITGYNKPSKANEEAFNRAVNEIAMVSRNLLNTLETIAEPRNREVEAERARIRATKRFGTN, encoded by the coding sequence ATGTGCCGAAACATTAGAACATTATTTAATTTCGACCCACCAGCTACCGATGAAGAGATTCATGCAGCATCTCTTCAGTACGTCAGAAAGATAACGGGCTATAACAAGCCCTCAAAGGCGAACGAGGAGGCTTTTAATCGTGCAGTCAATGAGATAGCAATGGTTTCTAGGAATCTATTGAACACGCTGGAAACCATTGCCGAGCCTCGTAATCGCGAGGTCGAAGCTGAGCGTGCTCGCATCAGAGCAACTAAAAGGTTTGGAACGAATTAG
- a CDS encoding DUF817 domain-containing protein: MRALKQLIRFGWEQALSCLFPVVIFASLAITQIMSLPVLPRYDWLLIICLLMQWWMVRSGLETRDELKVITLFHLIGLALELFKVHMGSWSYPEEGIFKIFGVPLYSGFMYASVASYLCQAWRRLKVELIKWPPFLLVVPLAAAIYLNFFTHHYWIDVRFWLSGLVMIVFWQSWVTYEVNGRRYRMPLALSFVLIGFFIWIAENIATFFGAWEYPNQTDAWSLVHLGKVSSWLLLVIVSFLIVATLKQVKGKSSTKIDTSQVL, encoded by the coding sequence ATGAGAGCACTAAAACAACTCATTCGTTTTGGTTGGGAGCAGGCCCTATCATGTTTGTTTCCTGTCGTTATTTTTGCCTCTTTGGCTATTACACAAATCATGTCACTTCCCGTACTACCACGGTATGACTGGCTGCTCATCATCTGCCTTCTGATGCAGTGGTGGATGGTGCGTTCTGGGCTTGAGACACGAGATGAACTAAAGGTTATTACCTTGTTTCACCTTATTGGACTTGCTCTTGAACTTTTCAAGGTACACATGGGCTCCTGGTCATATCCAGAGGAAGGTATTTTTAAAATTTTTGGAGTGCCTTTGTATAGTGGATTTATGTACGCAAGTGTAGCGAGTTATCTTTGTCAGGCGTGGAGGAGATTAAAGGTTGAACTAATTAAGTGGCCGCCGTTTTTGCTCGTTGTACCTCTTGCAGCTGCGATTTATTTGAATTTTTTCACCCACCATTATTGGATTGACGTCCGCTTTTGGTTATCTGGACTTGTCATGATCGTCTTTTGGCAATCATGGGTCACATACGAGGTTAATGGAAGACGTTACCGTATGCCACTCGCACTTTCTTTTGTGCTCATCGGATTTTTTATATGGATAGCCGAAAATATCGCAACGTTTTTTGGAGCTTGGGAATATCCAAACCAAACCGATGCATGGAGTCTCGTTCATCTAGGAAAGGTGAGTTCATGGCTTTTATTAGTGATTGTTAGTTTTCTCATAGTAGCGACGTTAAAACAGGTTAAGGGAAAAAGTTCCACCAAGATAGATACTAGTCAAGTTTTATAA
- a CDS encoding NUDIX domain-containing protein — MPIYIRFKYTVCFVKKNRILMLNREKAPIMGVWNGVGGKVEKYESSDKGALREVFGETGIKLEDFFSKGTITWETTNGELDGIYVYL, encoded by the coding sequence GTGCCTATTTATATAAGGTTTAAATACACAGTTTGCTTTGTGAAAAAAAATAGAATACTAATGCTTAATCGGGAAAAAGCTCCCATTATGGGCGTTTGGAACGGAGTAGGCGGTAAAGTAGAGAAATATGAATCATCTGATAAAGGTGCATTACGTGAAGTATTTGGGGAAACAGGCATAAAATTAGAAGACTTTTTTTCTAAAGGTACTATAACCTGGGAAACTACCAATGGTGAACTTGATGGAATATATGTTTATTTGTAG
- a CDS encoding ribose-5-phosphate isomerase A — protein sequence MVADDTKLVDTLGKFRLSIEVVSFAWQHTHSNIRLKTIQTNITIHKL from the coding sequence ATCGTTGCAGATGATACTAAATTAGTAGATACATTAGGTAAGTTTCGTTTATCGATTGAAGTAGTCTCTTTTGCATGGCAACATACTCACTCCAATATTAGGCTTAAAACTATACAGACCAATATAACCATACATAAACTGTAG
- a CDS encoding squalene/phytoene synthase family protein, with amino-acid sequence MSEAINLHRSAIDMLMATSRTFFIPISQLPSGLQEAVSSAYLCMRAIDEIEDHPQLQMEAKHNLLRSISLLLKKPYNNEELMTLLQPYNSLLPEVTLRFGEWIKLCPPAIVENISNATSTMAKGMADWVLKEWRIENEEDLNEYTYYVAGLVGVMLSDIWKWYDDVETDKDLAIAFGRGLQSINILRNRTEDLERGVDFFPDGWELEDMYMFARRNLALADVYLKDIKPGPIYNFCKIPVALAHGTLDALTDGKEKMSRATVTEIVSRVVDRK; translated from the coding sequence ATGAGTGAAGCAATCAATTTACATAGAAGTGCGATAGACATGTTAATGGCGACAAGTCGGACCTTCTTTATTCCTATCAGTCAACTACCTTCTGGATTACAAGAAGCAGTTTCATCCGCCTACTTATGTATGAGAGCTATTGACGAGATTGAAGACCACCCCCAACTACAAATGGAAGCCAAACATAATCTATTACGTTCAATAAGCCTGCTTTTAAAAAAGCCCTACAATAATGAGGAGTTAATGACTTTATTACAGCCATACAACTCCCTCCTACCAGAGGTTACCTTACGATTTGGTGAATGGATAAAACTTTGTCCACCGGCTATTGTAGAGAACATTTCGAATGCCACATCTACGATGGCGAAGGGAATGGCGGACTGGGTTTTAAAAGAGTGGCGGATTGAGAATGAAGAAGATTTGAATGAATATACATACTATGTTGCAGGTTTGGTAGGAGTTATGCTCTCAGATATTTGGAAGTGGTACGATGATGTTGAAACGGACAAGGATCTAGCCATTGCTTTTGGTCGAGGATTGCAGTCTATCAATATTCTACGCAATCGTACTGAAGATTTAGAACGAGGTGTAGATTTCTTTCCCGATGGATGGGAGTTAGAAGATATGTATATGTTCGCACGACGTAACCTAGCATTGGCTGACGTCTATTTGAAGGATATTAAACCAGGCCCGATTTATAATTTTTGTAAAATCCCAGTAGCTCTTGCTCATGGTACACTTGATGCTTTAACAGATGGGAAGGAAAAAATGAGTAGAGCTACCGTAACTGAAATAGTTAGTCGAGTAGTAGATAGAAAGTAG
- a CDS encoding carbonic anhydrase produces the protein MKKKFIYPFLAVSLCFSLGSCSVKTKETPVSNESEGEETHSIQTVHWSYEGETGSEHWGELDQANSACVNGSEQSPINIEFSQVITDEKIENIQIQYEPTPFTLVNNGHTVQANATTESNSILVEGNKYKLAQFHFHTPSEHQFNGQNFDMELHLVHKDENGRIAVLGVMIKEGEKNEKLASIWDVLPKEQTGEDISVKEPIDLQGILPQEQTSFHYNGSLTTPPCTEEVKWVIFEHPIEMSKEQIQAFQQIFPDNHRPVQSINERELYETK, from the coding sequence ATGAAGAAGAAATTCATATATCCGTTTTTAGCTGTTTCTTTATGCTTTTCATTAGGCTCTTGCTCGGTAAAAACTAAAGAAACACCTGTTTCAAATGAAAGTGAAGGAGAAGAAACTCACAGTATACAGACTGTTCATTGGTCCTATGAAGGGGAAACAGGATCTGAACACTGGGGAGAATTGGACCAAGCGAACTCAGCATGTGTCAACGGAAGTGAACAATCTCCAATTAATATTGAATTCTCACAGGTAATAACCGATGAAAAAATAGAAAACATTCAGATTCAATATGAGCCAACACCTTTTACACTTGTAAACAACGGTCATACCGTGCAGGCTAATGCCACAACAGAAAGCAACAGTATATTAGTTGAAGGAAATAAGTACAAGCTCGCTCAATTTCATTTCCATACTCCGAGTGAACATCAATTTAATGGTCAGAATTTTGATATGGAGCTACACCTTGTACATAAAGACGAGAATGGAAGAATTGCCGTCCTTGGAGTGATGATAAAAGAAGGGGAAAAAAATGAAAAACTTGCATCTATTTGGGATGTATTACCCAAGGAACAAACAGGAGAAGATATTTCCGTAAAAGAACCGATTGATTTACAGGGTATACTTCCTCAAGAACAAACGTCTTTTCATTATAATGGATCGCTAACAACTCCTCCTTGTACAGAAGAGGTGAAATGGGTCATATTTGAGCATCCGATTGAAATGTCTAAAGAACAAATTCAGGCATTCCAGCAAATCTTCCCCGACAACCATCGTCCTGTTCAATCTATAAATGAGCGTGAATTATATGAAACTAAATAA
- a CDS encoding HAD family hydrolase, which produces MDKYKKILFDLDGTLSDPKVGITKSVQYALQKMDIIEPDIDKLECFIGPPLQVSFADYYDFNEVNTKKAIDFYRERFKEKGMFENELYTDIPLLLKSLKEQQFTLVVATSKPTVFSEQILKYFNIDQYFDLVVGSNLDGTRTSKTEIIQYILDKYNDYKLEDYIMIGDRKHDIIGANNTGIDSIGVTYGYGSFDELSHFNPTYIVKSLNQLKDILLGSQIK; this is translated from the coding sequence ATGGACAAATACAAAAAAATCTTATTTGATTTAGACGGAACACTTTCAGACCCCAAAGTTGGTATAACTAAATCGGTTCAGTATGCATTACAGAAAATGGACATTATTGAGCCGGATATTGATAAACTTGAGTGTTTTATTGGTCCGCCACTACAAGTTTCATTTGCTGATTATTACGATTTTAATGAGGTAAATACAAAAAAAGCGATTGATTTTTATAGGGAAAGGTTTAAGGAAAAGGGGATGTTTGAGAATGAGTTATATACAGATATTCCATTATTATTAAAATCGTTAAAAGAACAACAATTTACTTTAGTGGTTGCAACTTCAAAGCCTACTGTATTTTCTGAGCAAATTCTAAAGTATTTCAATATTGATCAGTATTTTGACCTTGTTGTTGGAAGTAATCTTGATGGAACAAGAACATCAAAAACTGAAATTATTCAATACATACTAGATAAGTATAATGACTATAAACTAGAAGACTATATTATGATCGGTGACAGGAAGCACGATATTATTGGTGCAAATAATACTGGTATTGACTCTATTGGAGTAACTTATGGATATGGTTCATTTGATGAACTAAGTCATTTTAACCCTACTTATATTGTCAAAAGTCTTAACCAATTAAAGGATATTTTGTTGGGAAGTCAAATCAAATAA